One Primulina huaijiensis isolate GDHJ02 chromosome 5, ASM1229523v2, whole genome shotgun sequence DNA segment encodes these proteins:
- the LOC140976710 gene encoding uncharacterized protein, protein MEAPEKREESVNSKSPPNMVRTVNWGAATVIGIFAGMLYGGSKEASASVSKDAEVMLKLGSTPDKREQYRLMRDAMEKRFVRVTRGSIVGGVRLGMFTAAFCGLQNFFAEKRGVHDVYNVVGAGSATAATFGLIMPGSLSWRARNVVLGSVLGAVFGFPIGWLHLKLVEKANKGRLTNTSEVSDSTDSDSNSGVGCAIEKLEENFNK, encoded by the exons ATGGAGGCCCCTGAAAAACGAGAAGAGAGCGTCAACTCT AAATCTCCTCCGAACATGGTTAGGACTGTCAACTGGGGTGCAGCAACTGTGATTGGAATTTTTGCTGGAATGTTATATGGAGGTAGCAAAGAGGCATCTGCTTCTGTT AGCAAAGATGCAGAAGTAATGTTAAAGCTTGGAAGTACTCCAGATAAGCGCGAGCAATATCGACTCATGCGAGATGCAATGGAGAAAAGATTTGTACGAGTTACTCGAGGATCAATAGTTGGTGGAGTCCGCCTTGGCATGTTTACCGCCGCCTTTTGTGGCTTGCAGAATTTTTTTGCTGAAAAAcgaggtgttcatgatgtttatAATGTTGTTGGGGCTGGTTCTGCCACTGCAGCTACATTCGGCCTTATCA TGCCGGGTTCACTCTCTTGGCGTGCAAGGAATGTGGTGTTGGGTTCAGTGTTGGGTGCAGTATTTGGCTTCCCAATTG GTTGGCTTCACTTAAAGCTTGTGGAGAAAGCAAATAAAGGCAGACTGACAAATACTTCTGAAGTTAGTGATTCCACAGACTCCGACTCAAATAGTGGTGTTGGTTGTGCAATCGAGAAGCTTGAAGAGAACTTTAACAAATGA